Part of the Flavobacterium sp. KS-LB2 genome is shown below.
TTTATTCAAGATGAAATCACGTTTACTGAAAAACACAAGCTGTTACTGGGAATGCGTTACGATTACAACTCCATTCACGGAAGCATCTTAACACCAAGAATCGCGTATAAATGGAAATTAGACGACAATAACATCATTCGTTTGAATGCAGGAACGGGTTTTAGAGTCGTGAATTTATTTACAGAAGATCACGCTGCTCTGACAGGCGCTCGTGAAATTATAATTGCCAATAACCTAAAGCCAGAACAATCCATAAATGCCAATTTGAATTATATAAAGAAAATAAATTTCAATAACGGAACCTTTATTGGTATCGAAACTTCCTTTTTCCATACCCGATTCAGTAATAAAATTGTTTCGGATTATGATACTGATCCAAATCAAATCATTTATGACAACATCAACGGTTATGCGATAAGCCAAGGAATCAGTACGAACATCGATTTCAATTTTCCAAATGGATTAAAGATTATCACTGGCGCCTCTTTGCTTGACAATAAAAACGTTCGAAATGGCCGAAAAGAAACGCCTTTTCTAACCGAAAAATTCACGGCAACTTGGAGTATTTCGTATAAAATTCAAGCTATTGATTTGAATGTAGATTACACTGGAAATGTGTATAGCCCGATGCAATTGCCTCTTTTAAGCGCTTTAGATCCTCGTGCTCCAGAATCACCTTGGTACAGTTTGCAAAACATTCAATTTACGTATTCTGGCTTGAAAAACTTTGAATTCTATGCCGGAATTAAAAACCTATTGAACTTTTTGCCTAAACAAAATAACCCATTTTTAATTGCCAGAACCAATGATCCTTTTGATAAAAATGTAATCTACGATACGAACGGACAAGTGCTGGCAACACCTGAAAACCCTTATGGATTAACATTTGACACGACTTATGTGTATGGACCTAACCAAGGAATCAGAAGTTTTTTCGGCCTTCGCTATTCCTTAAAATAATGAAGAAAAATCTTTATTTATTGTTGCTTTTATGCTGTGCGATTCCAGCTGGATTTGCGCAGTTGCATTCAGTTTCATTCGAAGAAATCGACAGTTTACAACGTATCGAAAAGAGAAAAACGATAGTTTTCATTCAAACCGATTGGTGTCAATTTTGCCATGCGGTGAAAAACACCACTTTCAAAAACGAGGAAATCATCAAGGAACTCAACAACACTTTTTATTTTGTTGATTTCAATGCCGAAGAAAAGCGAACAGTAGTTTTCAATAAAACCACTTTTCAATTCAAACCCAGAGGAAATACTTCCGGAACGCATGAACTGGCCATCGCATTAGGAACAATAAATAAACAACTGAACTTTCCTGTTTTGTGTGTTTTAAACAGTGAAAACGAGATTATTTTTCAGCACAGTGGCTACTTAAAACCAAAAGAATTAAAGCTAATTTTAGCAAAACTAAAAGAATAAAATTGCCTATTTTTGGGGGAAATGTCAAATTCCCAAATGAAACACTACGATTATATTTTTACCGGCGCTGGATTATCGGGTTTGATGACGGTATACAAAATGATTCAATCAGGATCGTTTACGGACAAAAGTATTTTATTATTGGATGAAAACACAAAAAAAACCAACGATAGAACCTGGTGTTTTTGGAAAACCAACGATTCGGTTTGGGAACAATCAATTTCAAAGAAATGGGATTCGGCTTTGTTTGCCAATGAAAACTTTCGCAGGGATTTAGACTTGCAACCGTACGACTACAATATGGTGAAAGGACTGGATTTTTACAACCAGGTATTTGACTTGCTTTCGAAACAAGAAAACATCACATTCGTAAACCAGAAAGTGTTGGAAATCGAAGAATCCGAAACTATAATTCTGGTACAAACCGAAAGTGAATCCTTTTCGTGCTCAAAATTATTCAATAGTATTTACAACAAACACAAAGCAGAAAGTCAGACAAAATATCCAGTTTTACAACAGCATTTTATTGGTTGGTTTATCAAAAGCGAGCAGCCTGTTTTCAATTCAGAGCAAGCTACTTTCATGGATTTTTCGGTGAAACAAAAAGGAAATACGCGCTTTATGTACGTGTTACCCACATCAAAAACTGAAGCTTTACTGGAATACACCTTGTTTTCGCACCAGCATTTAAAAAAAGAAGAATACGAAAACGAAATCCAGCAATACATTGAAAAACTTGGGATAACGAATTATGAAATTGTCGAAAAAGAGCAAGGCAGCATCCCGATGACGTGTTATCCTTTTTGGAAAGCGAATACTAAAAACGTACTCAATATAGGAACTTCCGGCGGTTGGACAAAAGCGAGCACGGGCTATACTTTCAAAAATTCCGATAAAAAATCAAGTGAATTAGTAGCCTTTTTGCAAAGGGAAACTGATTTTACGAAATTTCATAGAAAGACAAAATTCTGGTTTTACGATTTGCTTCTGTTAGACATTTTAGACCGAAAAAACGAATTGGGTTCACACATCTTTTCTTCAATGTTCAAAAAAGGAAATCCAAGCTTGATTTTTAAATTTCTGGACGAAGAAACCTCGCTAAAAGAAGATATTCAGGTGATTTTAAAATGTCCAAAAATGCTATTTATAAAAGCAATTTTTCACGTGGCTTTCAAAGCAATGAAATAACAATCAAACTATAACAAAACTTTATAATTGAACTTCTATTCTTGACTGTAAACTTTGTAACTTTGCAGGATAAAATTAATTTTGATTTAAAATAAAAAGATATGTATCCAGAAGAAATGGTAAAACCAATGCAAGCGGAATTAACTGCTGCAGGTTTTCAAGATTTACATAGTGCTGAAGCAGTAGAAAACGCAATGAAATTAGAAGGAACAACACTTGTAGTTGTAAATTCGGTTTGTGGTTGTGCTGCTAGAAACGCACGTCCAGGAGCAAAAATGAGTTTAGATGGCGCTAAAAAACCAGACCATTTAATCACTGTTTTTGCAGGAGTTGACAAAGATGCAGTTGATGCTGCAAGACAACACATGTTCCCTTTTCCTCCATCATCGCCAAGTATGGCTTTGTTCAAAAACGGAGAATTAGTACACATGCTAGAGCGTCACCACATTGAAGGTCGCCCAGCAGAACTAATTGCTGAAAACTTGAAAGACGCTTTCAACGAGTATTGCTAAAATTTACATTTTAGAATGTATTAACCCTTTCAGAGTTTAGAACTCTGAAAGGGTTTTTTATTTATGAACTTTGCGACTTCTTTGTGAACTTTGTGGTTAAATTATTTACTTTTGCAAAAAATATATTTCTCAACTTAAAACTGTTTATAGCATGCAACTGTATAACACATTAAGCGCAGAGGAAAGAGCCATCATGATTGATGATGCCGGAAAACAACGTCTTACGCTGTCTTTCTATGCTTATGCGCAAATCTCAAATCCAACACAATTTCGTAACGAATTATTTCTGGCGTGGAACTCTCTTGAAGTTCTGGGCAGAATTTATGTAGCCAGTGAGGGAATCAACGCCCAATTATCATTGCCTGCCGATAATTTCTATGCATTCAAAGATTCGATTGAAGTCTATGATTTCATGAAAGGAATCCGTCTGAATATTGCCGTAGAACAAGATGATCATTCGTTCCTGAAACTGACTGTAAAAGTCCGTGATAAGATTGTAGCTGATGGTTTGAACGATGCTACTTTTGATGTTACCAATATTGGAATTCATTTGAAGGCGAAAGAATTCAACGAAATTTTAGAAAATCCAGACACTATTGTAGTTGATTTTAGAAATCATTATGAAAGTGAAATTGGCTATTTTAAAGGAGCAATTACGCCAGATGTAGATACTTTTAGAGAATCTTTGCCTATAATCAACGAGCAATTACAAGATTTTAAAGAAGATAAAAACCTAGTCATGTATTGTACCGGAGGAATTCGTTGCGAAAAAGCTTCGGCTTACTTTAAACACCAAGGTTTTAAAAATGTATATCAGCTGGAAGGCGGAATTATAAATTATGCCAAACAAATAAAGGAAGAAAACCTGGAAAGTAAATTTATAGGTAAGAATTTTGTTTTTGATCACCGCTTGG
Proteins encoded:
- a CDS encoding BrxA/BrxB family bacilliredoxin, whose product is MYPEEMVKPMQAELTAAGFQDLHSAEAVENAMKLEGTTLVVVNSVCGCAARNARPGAKMSLDGAKKPDHLITVFAGVDKDAVDAARQHMFPFPPSSPSMALFKNGELVHMLERHHIEGRPAELIAENLKDAFNEYC
- a CDS encoding lycopene cyclase family protein, with translation MKHYDYIFTGAGLSGLMTVYKMIQSGSFTDKSILLLDENTKKTNDRTWCFWKTNDSVWEQSISKKWDSALFANENFRRDLDLQPYDYNMVKGLDFYNQVFDLLSKQENITFVNQKVLEIEESETIILVQTESESFSCSKLFNSIYNKHKAESQTKYPVLQQHFIGWFIKSEQPVFNSEQATFMDFSVKQKGNTRFMYVLPTSKTEALLEYTLFSHQHLKKEEYENEIQQYIEKLGITNYEIVEKEQGSIPMTCYPFWKANTKNVLNIGTSGGWTKASTGYTFKNSDKKSSELVAFLQRETDFTKFHRKTKFWFYDLLLLDILDRKNELGSHIFSSMFKKGNPSLIFKFLDEETSLKEDIQVILKCPKMLFIKAIFHVAFKAMK
- a CDS encoding thioredoxin family protein, whose translation is MKKNLYLLLLLCCAIPAGFAQLHSVSFEEIDSLQRIEKRKTIVFIQTDWCQFCHAVKNTTFKNEEIIKELNNTFYFVDFNAEEKRTVVFNKTTFQFKPRGNTSGTHELAIALGTINKQLNFPVLCVLNSENEIIFQHSGYLKPKELKLILAKLKE
- the trhO gene encoding oxygen-dependent tRNA uridine(34) hydroxylase TrhO, coding for MQLYNTLSAEERAIMIDDAGKQRLTLSFYAYAQISNPTQFRNELFLAWNSLEVLGRIYVASEGINAQLSLPADNFYAFKDSIEVYDFMKGIRLNIAVEQDDHSFLKLTVKVRDKIVADGLNDATFDVTNIGIHLKAKEFNEILENPDTIVVDFRNHYESEIGYFKGAITPDVDTFRESLPIINEQLQDFKEDKNLVMYCTGGIRCEKASAYFKHQGFKNVYQLEGGIINYAKQIKEENLESKFIGKNFVFDHRLGERITDDIVSQCHQCGEACDVHTNCANEGCHLLFIQCDSCKEKMEGCCSAECVTVIHLPEDEQKAIRRGIKNGNKIFKKGKSDVLTFKNNEETHGVFVAEKPSKNARTGVKKEVKIKKQYIGKGTHFFPKPSIGQFLIEENEIKIGDTILIKGTTTGEQQLVIEEMLVNDLVQETAIVGDTCTFKLPFRIRLSDKLYKIIA